In one window of Vibrio sp. DW001 DNA:
- a CDS encoding carboxymuconolactone decarboxylase family protein: MTEFTLHTVETAPEASKTLLEGSIKAFGMLPGLHAVMAESPELLEGYQTLHKLFSDSSFNAEELTVVWQTINVEHECHYCVPAHTGIANMMKVDPALTEALRNKGKMTTAKLQVLHDTTLLMVRDRGVISNADIETFFAAGYGQRQLLEIVLGLSQKIMSNYTNHLANTPVDKAFEKLLWK; this comes from the coding sequence ATGACCGAGTTTACTCTTCACACTGTAGAAACAGCACCTGAAGCAAGCAAAACATTACTAGAAGGTTCAATCAAAGCATTCGGTATGCTTCCTGGTTTGCATGCGGTAATGGCAGAATCACCGGAATTGTTGGAGGGTTATCAAACACTGCACAAATTGTTCTCTGACTCTTCATTCAATGCTGAAGAGCTCACGGTTGTCTGGCAAACGATTAACGTTGAACATGAATGCCACTATTGCGTACCAGCACACACTGGAATAGCAAATATGATGAAGGTCGACCCAGCGTTAACCGAAGCACTACGTAATAAAGGAAAAATGACAACGGCAAAACTGCAGGTTCTTCATGATACGACGCTATTAATGGTGCGCGATCGTGGCGTGATTTCAAATGCGGATATTGAAACCTTTTTTGCTGCTGGTTATGGTCAGCGCCAATTGCTTGAAATTGTGTTGGGGTTATCTCAGAAAATCATGAGTAACTACACCAACCATCTGGCAAATACGCCTGTAGATAAAGCGTTTGAAAAATTACTTTGGAAATAA
- a CDS encoding MarR family winged helix-turn-helix transcriptional regulator: MTKTKQELYANLFISLGIIHQLNDNWIAKVLAPLGLNQSQFNLLNHFSHQPERSQTVSQLAQVMQMNQPGITKVINKLAEFGLIDITKDDHDGRKKWVSINSTGLEKVNNARESFIPKLDACFQDWDEKEMQQMLSKIDKLKTWLDEHRE; this comes from the coding sequence ATGACCAAAACTAAACAAGAGTTATATGCTAACCTATTTATATCATTAGGTATTATTCATCAACTTAATGATAACTGGATAGCTAAGGTATTAGCTCCACTAGGATTAAATCAATCTCAATTCAATTTGCTCAATCATTTCTCTCACCAACCGGAAAGATCACAAACGGTCAGTCAACTCGCTCAGGTGATGCAAATGAATCAACCAGGCATAACCAAAGTGATTAATAAGCTCGCCGAGTTTGGCTTAATTGACATCACAAAAGACGACCATGACGGCCGAAAAAAATGGGTGAGTATCAATAGCACGGGCTTGGAGAAAGTAAACAATGCTCGCGAGAGTTTTATTCCTAAATTGGACGCCTGTTTTCAAGATTGGGATGAAAAAGAGATGCAACAAATGTTAAGTAAAATTGACAAGTTGAAAACGTGGTTAGATGAACATAGAGAATGA
- a CDS encoding PTS sugar transporter subunit IIB — translation MKKILVVCGNGLGTSLMMEMAVKEVVKKLGVEAEVDHEDLSSAASSKADIWVAASDIANQLEEAGKKNIISLKNIFDKESIEQQLKTFL, via the coding sequence ATGAAAAAAATCTTGGTTGTATGTGGAAACGGTTTAGGAACATCTCTGATGATGGAGATGGCTGTAAAAGAGGTGGTAAAAAAACTTGGTGTTGAAGCTGAAGTAGATCATGAAGACTTGTCTTCAGCGGCCTCTAGTAAAGCAGATATTTGGGTTGCAGCATCTGATATTGCAAACCAATTAGAAGAAGCAGGAAAGAAAAATATAATTAGTTTAAAAAATATATTTGATAAAGAATCTATCGAACAACAATTAAAAACATTTTTGTAG
- a CDS encoding PTS sugar transporter subunit IIA codes for MSLYDLIGRDGIVVTSEKNLSVDSALTLTCSVLLARGDIEASYLDAIKVKHKEIGAYYVLAPKIAMPHARPEDGVNKAALQVTVFKNGVDLESSDNGDVYLAITLAAMDSDSHIHTIMALSNLFQNDDDIDRIIAANDESEIVKILQAY; via the coding sequence ATGAGTCTATACGACTTAATTGGACGTGACGGCATTGTCGTCACTTCAGAAAAGAACCTGTCGGTGGATTCTGCGTTAACGTTGACGTGCTCAGTATTACTCGCAAGAGGGGATATTGAAGCGAGCTACTTAGACGCTATTAAAGTTAAACACAAAGAGATTGGTGCGTATTATGTTTTAGCACCAAAGATAGCCATGCCTCATGCTCGCCCAGAGGACGGGGTAAATAAAGCGGCCTTACAAGTTACTGTGTTTAAAAATGGCGTAGATTTGGAGTCGAGTGATAACGGCGACGTTTATCTTGCGATTACTTTAGCGGCAATGGATTCTGACAGTCATATCCATACGATTATGGCATTGTCTAACCTGTTTCAAAACGATGATGATATTGATCGTATCATTGCTGCGAATGATGAGTCTGAAATAGTAAAAATACTACAAGCCTATTAA
- a CDS encoding alpha-N-acetylglucosaminidase, with amino-acid sequence MKQIIYVISVLIAVILTPINAQGKPQQQFNSYNIRSQVPITEQLVAANDLIERIVGKIHAKTFEAKIIETENSKDIYSVKQGKNNKIILQGNSGVSIAMALHHYLKNEVNYHYSWNGSNTTLPQKLPEVSRPITKIVEANYRVFFNYVTLSYSTPWWDWQDWQSCIDFLAMNGINMPLSVVGIEAVWYNTLLEMNFNDAEAREFLVGPAFFAWQWMQNIEKHAGPLPKSWIDSHELLGQKILERQRAIGMMPIQQGFSGFVPRAMIKKFPEAAIVKQKSWVGFEGVAQLDPLDPLFQKMGKIFLTQQKNIFGDNHLFAADPFHEGKPPKEGDEYLSNVGAAIHQLFKQHDPESVWLMQAWDIREPIATAVPKKDLVVLDLDGRNRVKNDNFWGFPFIVGSLHNFGGRINLHGDLRLLAQDKFTTIREDAPNAVGSGLFMEGIGQNPVYYDLALQMLTEGNSIEIEYWLKDYTKRRYGKSTVNATKAWKILLNTVYKAGTDGVEKSSMIAARPALDVKKSGPNEGLEIPYEEADLLLAWQLLLADNELLGESDGYRFDVVDIGRQVLSNLSQHYQKRTIESFRAKDKSAFERNSLAFLVLLEDVDQLVATRKEYSLEQWVTKARSWAKNSTEADLYEYNALQLLTLWGGDEEMKIFDYAWREWSGLISLYYAPRWEMFFNFLSDKLENNEQYSDEGLDMVYGREGFRANAFYNSMADWETSWVKKNHTYPKVQNNKEIVESLKFYEKYKNMIK; translated from the coding sequence ATGAAACAGATTATTTACGTTATATCGGTTTTAATTGCTGTTATTCTCACACCTATTAACGCGCAAGGGAAACCGCAACAGCAGTTTAATTCGTATAATATTCGTTCACAAGTACCAATAACTGAGCAATTAGTTGCGGCTAACGATCTGATTGAACGTATTGTTGGTAAAATACATGCAAAAACTTTTGAAGCTAAAATTATTGAGACAGAGAACTCAAAGGACATTTATAGTGTAAAACAAGGTAAAAACAATAAAATTATTTTACAAGGTAATAGCGGTGTAAGCATTGCTATGGCTTTACATCATTATCTCAAAAACGAGGTGAATTATCATTATAGTTGGAATGGCAGTAATACTACTTTACCTCAAAAATTACCGGAAGTTTCGAGACCAATTACAAAAATTGTAGAAGCGAATTATAGAGTGTTCTTCAATTATGTAACGTTAAGTTATTCTACACCGTGGTGGGATTGGCAGGATTGGCAAAGCTGTATCGATTTTCTTGCGATGAATGGCATTAATATGCCGTTATCTGTAGTAGGCATTGAAGCTGTTTGGTACAACACGTTGTTAGAGATGAATTTTAATGATGCTGAAGCAAGAGAATTTTTAGTTGGGCCGGCTTTTTTTGCATGGCAATGGATGCAGAATATAGAGAAACATGCAGGACCTTTACCAAAAAGTTGGATCGACAGTCATGAATTACTGGGGCAGAAAATTCTTGAACGTCAACGCGCCATAGGAATGATGCCTATTCAACAAGGTTTCTCAGGATTTGTTCCACGAGCAATGATAAAAAAATTTCCTGAGGCGGCAATTGTTAAACAAAAATCTTGGGTTGGCTTTGAAGGAGTCGCTCAGCTCGACCCTCTTGATCCTCTTTTTCAAAAAATGGGCAAAATATTTTTAACGCAACAGAAAAATATTTTTGGTGACAATCACTTATTTGCTGCTGATCCTTTCCATGAAGGAAAGCCTCCTAAAGAAGGTGACGAATACCTAAGTAATGTCGGGGCTGCTATTCATCAATTATTCAAGCAACATGACCCGGAAAGTGTCTGGTTAATGCAAGCTTGGGATATTCGTGAGCCTATCGCAACAGCGGTTCCTAAAAAAGATTTGGTTGTTCTTGATTTAGATGGCCGAAATCGTGTCAAAAATGATAACTTTTGGGGTTTTCCTTTTATTGTAGGTTCATTGCATAACTTTGGTGGGCGTATCAATTTACATGGTGATTTGAGACTGCTTGCACAAGATAAATTTACGACTATCCGAGAAGACGCTCCAAATGCGGTAGGTTCTGGTTTATTTATGGAAGGTATTGGACAAAATCCTGTTTATTATGATTTGGCTCTGCAAATGTTGACTGAAGGCAATTCAATTGAGATCGAATACTGGTTGAAAGACTATACTAAACGTCGATATGGAAAATCGACTGTAAATGCTACTAAAGCGTGGAAAATATTGCTTAATACGGTATACAAAGCAGGTACGGACGGTGTCGAAAAAAGTTCTATGATTGCAGCTAGACCGGCTTTGGATGTGAAGAAATCAGGTCCTAATGAAGGCTTAGAAATTCCTTATGAGGAAGCCGATTTATTATTGGCATGGCAATTATTACTTGCTGATAACGAATTACTTGGCGAGTCGGATGGTTATAGGTTCGATGTAGTTGATATAGGCCGCCAAGTATTGTCGAATTTATCACAGCATTATCAAAAACGAACTATTGAGTCGTTTAGAGCGAAAGACAAGTCTGCATTCGAGAGAAACAGCTTAGCATTTTTAGTATTGCTTGAAGATGTCGATCAACTAGTTGCTACTCGAAAGGAGTACAGTTTAGAACAATGGGTTACAAAGGCACGATCTTGGGCAAAAAATTCAACCGAGGCTGATTTATATGAATATAATGCTTTGCAATTGCTTACGCTTTGGGGAGGAGATGAGGAAATGAAAATATTTGATTATGCTTGGCGAGAATGGTCTGGTTTAATCAGTTTATATTATGCACCTCGCTGGGAAATGTTCTTTAATTTTTTAAGTGATAAACTTGAAAATAATGAACAATATTCTGACGAGGGGTTAGATATGGTTTATGGAAGAGAAGGGTTTAGAGCCAATGCCTTTTATAATAGTATGGCTGACTGGGAAACTTCATGGGTTAAAAAAAACCATACTTATCCAAAAGTACAAAACAACAAAGAAATTGTTGAATCATTAAAGTTTTATGAAAAATATAAGAATATGATTAAATAA
- a CDS encoding PTS ascorbate transporter subunit IIC produces the protein MANFFEFMLGLLKEPAIMVGLIAFVGLVAQKSDVSTVLKGTIKTVMGFLILGFGAGALVGALNNFSVVFTEAFGVSGVIPNNEAIVALAQEAFGYEMALIMFFAFVVNIILARVTPLKYIFLTGHHTMFMSMLVAVILSTSGMTGAALIAVGSILVGSLMVIMPALGQKYTEKVMGTDQLAIGHFSTLSYIVAGYVGSKFGDTSKTTEDIQMPKSLMFLRDTPVAVATTMSVFFMLASIFAGGDFVTTVSGGQNWVVFTVMQSLIFAGGVYIVLQGVKMLIAEIVPAFKGISDNLVPGAKPALDCPMVFPVAPNAVLIGFLCSFSAGLVAMGIQGLFGWTIIVAGVVPHFFVGGASGVYGNATGGLRGAILGSFAQGLCISFLPMLLLPVLGGLGLEATTFADFDFGVVGLILGWIVS, from the coding sequence ATGGCAAACTTTTTTGAATTTATGCTTGGCTTATTAAAAGAGCCGGCAATTATGGTTGGTTTAATTGCATTTGTTGGTCTTGTTGCTCAAAAGTCCGACGTATCAACCGTATTGAAAGGAACAATTAAAACCGTAATGGGATTCTTAATCCTCGGTTTTGGTGCCGGTGCATTGGTAGGTGCACTAAATAACTTTTCAGTTGTATTTACAGAAGCTTTTGGTGTAAGTGGCGTTATTCCAAATAACGAAGCGATTGTGGCCTTGGCGCAAGAAGCGTTTGGCTACGAGATGGCTTTAATAATGTTTTTTGCTTTCGTTGTTAATATTATATTGGCCCGTGTTACTCCATTAAAATACATTTTCTTAACCGGCCACCACACTATGTTTATGTCAATGTTGGTAGCGGTAATCTTATCAACTTCTGGGATGACAGGCGCGGCTTTAATCGCCGTTGGTTCTATTCTGGTTGGTTCTTTGATGGTTATTATGCCTGCACTTGGTCAGAAATATACTGAAAAAGTGATGGGTACAGACCAGCTTGCAATTGGGCACTTCTCGACTCTCTCATACATTGTGGCAGGGTATGTAGGCAGCAAATTTGGTGACACTTCTAAAACAACAGAAGATATCCAAATGCCTAAGAGCCTTATGTTCTTGCGTGATACGCCTGTTGCTGTAGCGACAACCATGTCAGTATTTTTCATGTTGGCGTCTATTTTTGCTGGTGGTGATTTTGTCACGACGGTATCTGGCGGACAAAACTGGGTTGTGTTCACTGTGATGCAATCGCTGATTTTTGCTGGTGGTGTATATATTGTTCTTCAAGGTGTGAAAATGCTGATTGCCGAGATCGTTCCGGCGTTCAAAGGTATTTCAGATAACCTAGTACCGGGTGCTAAACCAGCACTAGATTGTCCTATGGTATTCCCTGTTGCACCAAATGCTGTATTAATTGGCTTTTTGTGCTCGTTTTCTGCAGGACTTGTTGCAATGGGTATTCAAGGTCTATTCGGTTGGACAATCATTGTTGCAGGTGTCGTTCCTCACTTCTTCGTTGGTGGTGCTTCAGGTGTTTATGGTAATGCGACCGGTGGTTTACGTGGCGCTATCTTGGGTTCTTTTGCTCAAGGGCTATGTATCTCATTCCTACCAATGCTATTGCTACCAGTGCTTGGTGGATTAGGGCTAGAAGCTACAACGTTTGCTGATTTTGATTTTGGTGTAGTTGGTTTGATTCTTGGTTGGATTGTTTCATGA
- a CDS encoding twin-arginine translocation pathway signal protein yields the protein MNRRNFIKVMGTGAVVLAASPLLLDQINGAKSESFRPVHTYDDIRKTLLSYAMLCPNAHNKQPWKVTLHGQNEIMLFVDSERLLPETDPVHRQIHISQGTFIESLVIAATYFGFKADVVYFPEGEYDDKSLVALPVASIKLIKQPDIQTDPLFTQLLSRQSNKTPYTDNKVPKPDRERLEKLVEDSPFLLRIVDESSETKNMADFVIKAMKIEEKERARNMETIAMFRFDDEEFAQHRDGFGLPQNGVVGVKRMVAEAFFLSRAQSEKDPSSFGKEGVKLTQNVANSTQHFALLSSQDNSRKTQVEIGRLYNRLNLTTSALGIAQHPMSQILQEYEDMLPLQAEFKKHYHVQNHETVQMLFRLGKAKATPLSPRREVQALLG from the coding sequence ATGAACAGAAGAAATTTTATAAAAGTGATGGGAACAGGGGCTGTTGTTTTAGCAGCAAGTCCTCTTTTGCTCGATCAAATAAATGGTGCGAAATCTGAATCATTTAGGCCAGTACATACCTATGATGACATAAGAAAAACACTTTTAAGTTATGCGATGTTGTGTCCGAATGCGCACAATAAGCAGCCATGGAAAGTAACGCTGCATGGTCAAAACGAAATCATGCTCTTTGTTGACTCAGAGCGCCTACTGCCTGAAACCGACCCTGTTCATCGTCAAATTCATATAAGCCAGGGTACCTTTATCGAAAGCCTAGTTATCGCAGCGACCTATTTTGGTTTTAAAGCGGATGTGGTGTATTTTCCTGAAGGGGAGTATGACGATAAAAGCCTTGTTGCGCTGCCTGTGGCCTCAATCAAGTTAATAAAACAGCCGGATATTCAGACAGACCCACTATTTACCCAGTTACTTAGTCGACAGTCGAATAAGACGCCTTACACTGACAATAAGGTACCAAAGCCGGATAGGGAGAGGCTTGAAAAATTAGTTGAAGATAGTCCGTTTTTACTACGCATTGTTGACGAGTCGTCGGAGACAAAAAACATGGCTGACTTTGTCATTAAGGCGATGAAAATAGAAGAGAAAGAACGAGCGAGGAACATGGAAACTATTGCTATGTTTCGTTTTGATGATGAAGAGTTTGCTCAGCATCGAGATGGGTTTGGTTTGCCCCAAAATGGTGTCGTTGGCGTTAAGCGTATGGTCGCGGAAGCGTTCTTTTTAAGCCGAGCTCAATCAGAAAAAGACCCCTCTAGTTTTGGTAAAGAAGGGGTGAAGTTGACGCAAAATGTCGCGAATAGCACCCAACATTTTGCGTTACTTTCAAGTCAAGACAATAGCCGAAAGACACAAGTAGAAATTGGACGGCTATATAACCGCCTTAATCTAACAACATCGGCATTAGGTATTGCCCAGCATCCCATGAGCCAAATATTGCAGGAGTATGAAGATATGCTGCCTCTGCAGGCGGAGTTTAAAAAACACTATCACGTACAAAACCATGAAACCGTACAGATGTTATTTCGTCTAGGAAAAGCGAAGGCCACGCCGTTATCACCAAGGCGAGAAGTACAAGCCTTATTAGGGTAA
- a CDS encoding DUF748 domain-containing protein, with protein MKNTFASAFNRFKSAPKLIRICTYVLVSYAIYAGLLGLVVPAVLQSQAPKQLTEILGREVEISEVKINPFLLRAEINDVVIAKRDEMGAFVSVKQLKVEFNFWQSIVSLTPTLEYLTVQNPYIFLARLNGEKEKMTFNFSDIVQKLTTKQAIDSSSDMDTAVDEQEHKPTSDKLFAAKTHSISLSNGQVDFEDEQTGVELGYQNINFHLSELDTTAFTLTAPTVTESNTQTPSINSIANIYRLGMTGIDQSKLQIDGQFQLQPLEFSGDISLVKLQLAPLWPFTDHVIEAELSSGETSFASNYHLKQDNEQLGFIASQGQFSLADVIFDYKQQPKLKLPTLELTGISVDTTSQRIDLEKLSLMGLWIDGDLSNKGLDLQRRFTAKVKNTPPIVKDDSAGKEASTEKETSISSADETRRSVAEDKEWLVQLNLFDMQQTDINLKEGMVSGGVRWRVHPLNISVGPVSSDLSAPVDYTFDFGIASEINKQPSRTRGTFSSQGKLDIKAQELDSQVQLTGLELAQFQPYLDPHLNIILSQGSFSTKGGFSANSRGKAVYKGQVAIDQLLIKDVLQKEPLLKWTQMSIDSLIVDQADNSLKIKTILLNTPYAKVIVAKDLRTNIGAVSKSGAETTETESATPQPTLNTTQEDKQKTATSNKTNGSDLSVDIGKIQIVNGSAFYADYSLTPNFASGIESLEGFIKNISTTPDTKALVDIKGNIDKYAPVSLVGEINPLIESPYLDLDFSLNSVELTSVNPYSGTYAGYYIDKGQLSLDINYRLENNRLKGTNHVVVDQLILGKPSESSLATSLPVTLAIGLLQDGDGVIDLGFDVNGDVESPEFSFGGVILKALVNIVTKAITAPFSLLANLVGSDEELNLIQYKAGISVLDSPGQERLLKLVEALNARPNLRISVEGAVLLAEDSRALAETRLQNKLLKTSGLPELPEDFSASRIPNTGVLPDALQALFVQELKLDVNEERMKVEQVLIDSNEGVEVIPEQITTTLHIGMYNQLLNAQTISNTDLGSLAEERARAVKTFLIENEIDPGRVFILDSKSKLKTEQRQALMTIDAG; from the coding sequence ATGAAAAATACCTTTGCTAGTGCCTTCAATCGTTTTAAATCTGCCCCGAAGTTGATAAGAATTTGTACTTATGTATTAGTGAGTTATGCCATTTACGCTGGATTGCTAGGTCTTGTCGTGCCTGCCGTTTTACAATCTCAAGCGCCTAAACAGTTGACAGAAATTCTTGGACGAGAGGTCGAAATTTCAGAAGTTAAAATTAACCCATTTTTGCTACGAGCAGAAATTAATGACGTGGTCATTGCAAAACGAGATGAAATGGGTGCCTTTGTAAGTGTTAAGCAGCTAAAGGTTGAATTTAATTTTTGGCAAAGTATCGTTAGTCTTACGCCGACCCTAGAATACCTGACGGTTCAAAACCCTTATATTTTTCTTGCTCGATTAAATGGTGAGAAGGAAAAGATGACCTTCAATTTTAGTGACATAGTCCAAAAGCTGACGACTAAGCAAGCAATTGATTCAAGCTCTGATATGGACACGGCCGTAGACGAACAAGAACACAAACCGACGTCCGATAAACTGTTTGCCGCAAAAACACACTCTATAAGTTTGAGCAATGGTCAGGTTGATTTTGAAGACGAACAGACAGGAGTAGAACTTGGCTATCAGAACATCAATTTTCACCTCAGTGAGCTGGATACGACCGCATTTACATTGACCGCGCCTACAGTGACAGAATCCAACACACAAACACCGTCGATCAATTCAATCGCCAATATCTATCGTTTGGGGATGACCGGGATAGATCAAAGCAAGTTGCAAATAGACGGCCAGTTTCAACTCCAACCTTTGGAATTCAGCGGTGATATCAGCTTAGTCAAGTTGCAACTTGCACCACTTTGGCCGTTTACTGACCATGTTATTGAGGCCGAATTGAGTTCCGGTGAAACGAGTTTTGCTTCTAATTATCATCTTAAGCAAGACAATGAACAGTTAGGATTTATTGCCAGTCAGGGGCAATTTTCTTTAGCGGATGTGATTTTCGACTATAAGCAACAACCAAAACTGAAACTGCCCACTCTAGAGCTTACTGGCATATCAGTTGATACCACTTCCCAACGTATTGACCTAGAAAAGCTCTCGTTAATGGGGCTTTGGATAGACGGTGACCTGAGTAATAAAGGACTTGATTTACAACGTCGTTTCACGGCTAAGGTAAAAAATACTCCGCCTATTGTGAAGGACGATTCAGCGGGCAAAGAAGCGTCAACGGAAAAAGAAACGTCGATATCGAGTGCAGATGAGACTCGGCGTTCAGTTGCGGAAGATAAAGAGTGGTTGGTGCAACTCAATTTATTTGATATGCAGCAGACGGATATCAACCTAAAAGAAGGAATGGTAAGTGGTGGCGTACGTTGGCGAGTGCATCCACTCAACATTAGCGTCGGTCCGGTAAGTAGTGATCTTAGCGCTCCAGTCGATTATACATTTGATTTTGGGATTGCCTCAGAGATTAATAAGCAACCTAGTCGTACACGGGGAACCTTTAGTAGTCAGGGGAAATTGGATATAAAAGCTCAGGAGTTAGACAGTCAGGTGCAATTAACTGGTCTGGAGTTGGCTCAGTTTCAACCGTATTTGGATCCACATCTGAATATTATATTGAGTCAAGGTTCCTTCAGTACGAAAGGGGGGTTTTCTGCTAACAGCCGAGGAAAAGCGGTATATAAGGGGCAAGTAGCGATAGACCAACTGTTGATTAAAGATGTCTTGCAAAAAGAGCCGTTATTAAAATGGACGCAAATGTCTATCGATTCGTTGATAGTTGATCAGGCGGATAACAGCCTTAAGATAAAAACTATTCTGTTGAATACGCCTTATGCCAAGGTGATTGTTGCCAAGGATTTACGCACAAATATTGGTGCAGTCTCTAAGTCTGGCGCAGAAACAACAGAGACTGAGTCGGCGACGCCACAACCGACATTAAACACAACGCAGGAAGACAAACAGAAAACCGCCACGTCGAATAAAACAAATGGTTCTGACCTATCGGTGGATATTGGAAAGATACAGATAGTTAATGGATCCGCGTTTTATGCAGATTATTCACTTACGCCTAACTTCGCATCGGGTATTGAATCCTTAGAAGGCTTTATAAAGAATATCTCTACAACACCAGATACCAAAGCGTTAGTCGACATAAAAGGGAATATAGATAAATATGCGCCGGTTTCGCTTGTTGGAGAAATAAACCCTCTTATTGAATCCCCCTATCTTGATCTGGATTTCAGTTTGAATAGCGTCGAGTTAACCTCGGTTAACCCTTACTCTGGGACATACGCTGGCTATTATATCGATAAAGGGCAGTTGTCACTCGACATCAACTACCGCCTTGAAAATAATCGATTAAAGGGAACTAATCACGTCGTTGTTGACCAGTTGATACTAGGTAAACCGAGTGAGTCATCGTTGGCGACAAGCCTGCCAGTTACTCTAGCCATTGGATTACTTCAGGATGGCGATGGTGTTATTGATCTTGGATTTGACGTCAATGGTGACGTAGAGAGCCCTGAGTTTAGCTTTGGTGGTGTTATTCTAAAGGCGCTGGTAAACATAGTGACCAAGGCGATTACTGCACCATTTTCTTTGCTTGCCAATTTAGTTGGCAGCGATGAAGAACTCAACCTGATTCAATATAAAGCAGGGATTTCAGTGTTAGATTCCCCGGGACAAGAGCGATTATTAAAGCTTGTTGAGGCCCTTAATGCGAGACCTAACCTACGCATCAGTGTTGAAGGGGCAGTATTGCTTGCAGAAGATAGCAGAGCTTTGGCAGAAACGAGGCTACAGAACAAGCTTTTGAAGACGAGCGGCTTACCTGAATTACCAGAAGATTTTAGTGCAAGCCGAATACCAAATACGGGTGTTTTACCCGATGCTCTGCAAGCACTATTTGTGCAAGAACTGAAACTAGACGTAAATGAAGAACGAATGAAAGTTGAACAAGTCTTAATCGATTCAAATGAAGGCGTTGAGGTTATTCCAGAACAGATTACGACAACACTGCATATTGGTATGTATAACCAATTGCTCAATGCTCAGACGATCAGCAATACCGATTTGGGTAGCCTTGCGGAAGAGAGAGCAAGAGCGGTTAAAACATTCTTAATTGAAAATGAGATAGACCCCGGTCGTGTCTTTATTCTTGATAGTAAGAGCAAACTTAAAACTGAGCAGAGACAGGCTTTGATGACGATTGATGCCGGTTAG
- a CDS encoding TMEM165/GDT1 family protein → MSVLAISITTVALAEIGDKTQLLSLLLASRYRKPIPIITAIFLATIANHALAAYLGVVVADYINPEMLTWVLAVSFLAMAGWVLIPDKLDEDESISNKGPFVASFVAFFIAEIGDKTQIATSILGAQYSDALTLVVLGTTIGMLLANVPVVLIGKLSADKLPLALIRKITAGLFIILAIGAISL, encoded by the coding sequence TTGAGTGTACTAGCCATATCTATCACCACCGTCGCACTTGCCGAGATCGGCGACAAAACCCAACTTCTGTCCTTGTTACTTGCAAGTCGATATCGAAAACCCATTCCTATTATTACGGCTATTTTCTTAGCGACTATTGCAAATCATGCTTTAGCTGCCTATTTAGGCGTTGTAGTAGCGGATTATATTAACCCTGAAATGCTCACATGGGTTCTCGCCGTTAGTTTCTTAGCGATGGCAGGATGGGTACTTATCCCTGATAAATTAGACGAAGACGAAAGCATATCGAACAAAGGGCCTTTCGTTGCCAGTTTTGTTGCCTTCTTTATAGCAGAAATAGGAGACAAAACTCAGATTGCAACATCTATCCTTGGTGCGCAGTATTCCGATGCCCTTACGTTAGTGGTGCTAGGGACGACTATCGGTATGTTGCTTGCAAATGTCCCCGTGGTTCTGATTGGTAAACTCTCTGCAGACAAACTGCCACTGGCACTGATTCGAAAAATCACAGCTGGGTTATTTATAATATTAGCTATTGGTGCTATCAGCCTTTAG